The Nocardia arthritidis genome has a window encoding:
- a CDS encoding PadR family transcriptional regulator: MLELAILGLLLEAPMHGYELRKRLTGLLGPFRAFSYGSLYPTLRRMQADGLIDEENTPGITRRARRVYQLTPAGQERFKELLADTGPQNYTDDGFGVHLAFFSRTPAEARMRILEGRRRQVEERREGLREAIKRASGSLDRYTRQLHQLGLESSEREVRWLNELIAAEQAIDEGGTTERGKYRP, from the coding sequence GTGCTCGAGCTGGCAATCCTCGGGCTGCTCCTCGAAGCGCCCATGCACGGTTATGAGCTGCGCAAGCGGCTCACCGGCCTGCTCGGACCGTTTCGGGCCTTCTCCTACGGCTCGCTCTACCCGACGCTGCGCCGCATGCAGGCCGACGGGTTGATCGACGAGGAGAACACCCCCGGTATCACCCGCCGGGCCAGGCGGGTCTACCAACTGACACCGGCCGGACAGGAGCGATTCAAGGAGCTGCTCGCCGACACCGGCCCGCAGAACTACACCGATGACGGCTTCGGCGTTCACCTGGCCTTCTTCAGCCGCACCCCCGCCGAGGCGCGGATGCGGATTCTCGAGGGCAGGCGACGGCAGGTCGAGGAGCGCCGAGAAGGGTTGCGGGAGGCCATCAAACGAGCCAGCGGCTCGCTGGATCGCTACACCCGCCAGCTCCATCAGCTCGGTCTGGAATCAAGCGAGCGCGAAGTGCGCTGGCTCAACGAGTTGATTGCGGCAGAGCAAGCAATCGACGAAGGCGGCACCACAGAAAGAGGGAAATATCGGCCA